The Passer domesticus isolate bPasDom1 chromosome 31, bPasDom1.hap1, whole genome shotgun sequence genome has a window encoding:
- the LOC135287759 gene encoding maestro heat-like repeat-containing protein family member 6 — protein MAGRFLGLFKVLRGKKNKGPGAAPAEQPEEPEQIQTLQDDAAVERTQEQQSSRGRFHRTLKMFRKFLRVQRRETGTSAAEGPAEPDSGLTELQAEPDVSLDSAEHSQDSDTIMNEDTANGDKAVTEDVAMTNANTGETEATANPDTTPTPTLIEELIPEYFRDPCFSSQEQLSRLGSGLEASQDFVPPQAVITGAPQPLRPAQCGGKGSWGSCSLEERSKFPPGVLQVPAIVRNIHQRLVSHDTVDARLKIDIVRLAEEHPVDVVLTLLRCAPTCDRAAAMMWRAIASSRLTMEKVLPTLVRVMEDWPLSKMCTSDGDNQDVFALAATLVIWVIVQVPLYHETRIHSFYPLFTALLFHVVITTQQMPPEEVENFWRACQEENRLPCRPNRFAVQAMKALLYRLQCDQEVMDMERKCGWDTLLTAHTQHYAVGLLAREMRHVLTSMCSHVAYRLLLVLSCEKPRWDLPFLAFLVEVLECLDLSKCAHTVLKIMSSCLHSKCRERRRLALRGLVVLSKDPSMARPIRSVSRRLLELLGDADGQVVSMSLSLLKKMLQKKHLMISSTSAPKLAEALLPLFDHDNSHLQLLSISLFCKVMELVVEEGKKPLKRIVSQSLLPLFLHCHEENQHVAEASMKTLYCAAGFLEKTDLQRVLKTEQPLKIDECLLLEDRRQASERMQWALRFLESPQEPLREAAIRIIGMAARYLSRKREELQFHSQGE, from the exons ATGGCAGGCAGATTCCTTGGCTTGTTCAAAGtgctcagggggaaaaaaaacaaaggccctggagctgccccagcagaaCAGCCTGAAGAGCCGGAGCAgatccagacactgcaggatg atgcagccgtggagcgcacacaagagcagcaatccagccgtggccgcttccaCAGAACCCTgaag ATGTTCCGGAAGTTTCTGCGAGTTCAGCGCAGAGAGACCGGGACCagtgcagctgagggcccagctgagcctgactcggggctgaccgagctccaggcagagcctgatgtcagcctggattcaGCTGAGCACTCACAAGACTCTGACACCATAATGAATGAGGACACAGCAAACGGAGacaaggcagtgactgaggacgTGGCCATGACAAATGCCAACACTGGAGAGACTGAAGCCACCGCAAATCCTGACACCACGCCCACTCCAACTCTGATCGAGGAATTAATACCAGAGTATTTCAGGGACCCTTGTTTTTCGTCTCAGGAGCAGCTAAGCAGGCTGGGATCAGGCCTGGAGGCCTCCCAGGACTTTGTGCCCCCTCAAGCCGTGATCACTGGGgcccctcagcctttgaggccagcacagtgtggcgggaagggaagctggggaagttgctCCCTTGAAGAGCGCTCCAAGTTTCCCCCAGGtgtcctccaggtgccagccattGTAAGGAACATCCACCAGAGGCTGGTGTCCCATGACACTGTGGATGCCAGGCTGAAAATTGAcattgtgaggctggctgaAGAACATCCTGTTGATGTGGTGCTGACCCTCCTGCGCTGTGCCCCaacgtgtgacag agctgctgcaatgatgTGGAGAGCCATTGCTTCTTCAAGACTAACAATGGAGAAAGTGCTGCCAACACTGGTCCGTGTAATGGAGGATTGGCCTCTGAGCAAAatgtgcacctccgatggggacaatcAGGATgtttttgccctggct gcaactctggtgatctggGTGATTGTCCAGGTGCCTCTGTACCATGAGACAAGGATTCATTCTTTCTACCCTCTGTTTACggctctgctcttccacgttgtcatcaccacacagcagatgccaccagaggaagttgaaaaCTTCTGGAGAGCATGCCAGGAGGAAAATCGCCTTCCCTGCAGGCCCAACAG gtttgcagtgcaggccatgaaggctctgctctacCGACTGCAGTGTGACCAGGAGGTGATGGATATGGAGcgtaagtgtggctgggacacgctgctgactgctcacacccagcactatgccgtgggtctgctggccag gGAGATGCGCCATGTCTTGACCTCCATGTGTTCCCATGTCGCATACCGCCTTCTCCTCGTGCTCAGCTGTGAAAAGCCAAGGTGGGATCTGCCCTTCCTGGcattccttgtggag gtcctcgagtgcctggacttgagtaAATGTGCTCACACTGTCCTGAAGATCATGTCAAGTTGCCTGCACagcaagtgcagggagaggcgtcgcctggcactcagaggcctcgtggtgctcagcaaggatccctcaatg gccagaCCTATACGCAGCGTGTCTCGAAgacttctggagctgctgggtgatgcagaTGGACAGGTGGTCAGCATGTCCCTCTCTCTGTTGAAGAAGATGCTCCAGAAAAAACATCTCATGATATCCAGCACTTCTGCCCCAAAGCTAGCTGAGgcactcctgccactctttgaccat gacaacagccatctgcagctgctctccatttccCTCTTCTGCAAGGTGATGGAATTGGTAGTGGAAGAGGGTAAAAAGCCCCTGAAGAGAAttgtgagccagagcctgctcccactCTTCTTGCACTGCCATGAGGAGAACCAGCATGTGGCAGAG gcctctaTGAAAACGCTATATTGTGCGGCTGGCTTCTTGGAGAAGACAGATCTCCAGAGGGTTCTGAAGACAGAGCAGCCATTGAAAATTGATGAGTGCCTG ctgctagAGGACAGGAGACAAGCGAGCGAGCGCATGCAATGGGCCCTGCGGttcctggagagcccccaggagcccctgcgagaggcggccatcaggatcatcg ggatggccgcGCGCTACCTGTcgaggaagagggaagagctccagtTCCACAGtcagggtgagtga